In Erigeron canadensis isolate Cc75 chromosome 7, C_canadensis_v1, whole genome shotgun sequence, one DNA window encodes the following:
- the LOC122606864 gene encoding nuclear export mediator factor Nemf codes for MVKVRMNTADVAAEVKCLRRLIGMRCSNVYDLSPKTYVLKLMNSSGVTESGESEKVMLLMESGVRLHTTQYVRDKSNTPSGFTLKLRKHIRTRRLEDVRQLGYDRIVLFQFGVGANAYYLILELYAQGNILLTDSDFMVLTLLRSHRDDDKGIAIMARHHYPVDICRTFQRVDTAKLHQALTSFKQAAAAADPPPHVTKKTSSKNKDKDNAKQPTLKLVLGDALGYGPALSEHIILDAALTPNLKLSADLKFEDASIQALSEAVKRFEDWLEDVISGFIIPQGYILMQQQKKLDESPDKNYDEFCPLLLNQFSSRVSVKFETFDDALDEFYSKIETQRSQQQQQAKESSAMQKLSKIRNDQENRVQVLKKEVDRSVTMAELIEYNLEDVDAAILAVRVALANGMSWDDLARMVKEEKKSGNPVAGLIDKLHLERNSMSLLLSNNLDEMDDEEITQPVEKVEVDIALSAHANARRWYEQKKKQESKQEKTLTAHAKAFKAAEKKTRQQLSQEKSVAAISHIRKVHWFEKFNWFISSENYLVISGRDAQQNEMIVKRYMSKGDIYVHAELHGASSTVIKNHKPDNPVPPLTLNQAGSFTVCHSQAWNSKIVTSAWWVYPHQVSKTAPTGEYLTVGSFMIRGKKNFLPPHPLIMGFGILFRLDETSLGSHLNERRVRGEDEEGYNQEDTEPFKELSDFGSENEAPDGEFPVNTLDLSAANQELANLSTEVSSSDINTINSRGVSIEEEAIQRVNVTTVSTELETSATTVSTELEDLLDRALELGSTARKYGLNASQATDPDNIISNEVKKEMVREKPYISKAERRNLKKGQTHSEGRDAGGHEKDDAEKKNKVEHHPQKDVQSLRVDGGGKVRRGQKGKLKKMKEKYADQDEEERKIRMSLLASSGRAKVNEQEVQTEAVTTSKVLKHLGGNEEVLKRCYKCKKLGHLAKDCQEQLDGVVQGRENSKHEDNDTLDEAERIALEEDDIKEIGEDEKEKLTDVDYLTGSPLPNDILLYAVPVCAPYAALQSYKYRVKIIPGTAKKGKAAKMVMNLFGHMPEASQREKELMKACTDPELMAAIIGNVKVSAAGLNQLKQKQKKGKKAAYKQS; via the exons atggtGAAGGTACGGATGAACACGGCAGACGTGGCGGCGGAGGTTAAATGTTTACGACGTTTAATCGGGATGCGTTGTTCTAATGTTTACGACCTTTCTCCCAAG ACATACGTATTGAAATTGATGAATAGCAGCGGTGTTACTGAATCTGGGGAGAGCGAAAAGGTGATGCTGCTTATGGAGAGTGGTGTTCGTCTTCACACCACCCAATACGTCCGGGACAAGAGTAACACTCCTTCCGGTTTCACTCTCAAGTTACGTAAACACATCCGTACTCGTCGCCTTGAGGATGTTCGCCAGCTTGGTTACGATCGG ATTGTTCTCTTCCAATTTGGTGTGGGTGCCAATGCTTACTACCTTATCTTGGAGTTATACGCCCAAGGCAACATACTCTTAACCGATTCCGATTTCATGGTTTTGACCCTTCTTCGCTCCCACAG ggatGATGATAAAGGAATCGCAATTATGGCCCGCCATCATTACCCGGTTGATATCTGCAGAACCTTTCAAAGAGTCGATACTGCAAAGTTACACCAAGCCCTTACATCCTTCAAGcaagctgctgctgctgctgaccCACCACCACATGTCACCAAGAAAACTTCTAGTAAGAACAAGGATAAGGATAATGCCAAGCAACCTACCTTGAAGCTTGTTCTCGGGGATGCTTTGGGCTATGGACCAGCACTATCAgaacatattatattagatGCCGCCCTAACTCCAAACCTCAAACTGTCTGCTGACTTGAAGTTTGAGGATGCTAGCATTCAAGCACTTTCCGAGGCCGTTAAGAGGTTTGAGGACTGGCTGGAGGATGTTATTTCAGGCTTTATAATCCCCCAAGGATACATCTTAATGCAACAGCAGAAGAAACTCGATGAATCCCCCGATAAG AATTATGACGAGTTCTGCCCGTTATTGCTAAATCAGTTCAGCTCGAGGGTGTCTGTAAAATTTGAGACGTTTGATGATGCCTTGGATGAATTTTATAGTAAAATTGAGACCCAGCGATCTCAACAGCAACAACAAGCAAAAGAGAGTTCTGCAATGCAGAAGCTTTCGAAGATTCGCAACGATCAG GAAAACCGTGTGCAAGTACTAAAGAAAGAAGTAGATCGATCTGTTACTATGGCAGAACTTATAGAATATAATCTAGAAGATGTCGATGCTGCTATTTTGGCTGTTCGAGTAGCTCTTGCAAATGGTATGAGCTGGGATGATTTGGCTCGCATggtgaaagaagaaaagaaatctGGAAATCCTGTTGCAGGTCTTATTGACAAATTACATCTTGAAAGAAATTCCATGAGTCTGCTATTGAGTAACAATCTTGATGAAATGGACGATGAGGAGATAACTCAGCCTGTCGAAAAG gTGGAAGTTGATATAGCCCTTTCTGCGCATGCTAATGCTCGACGATGGTATGAGCAAAAGAAGAAACAAGAGAGCAAACAAGAAAAGACGCTTACAGCTCATGCGAAGGCCTTCAAGGCTGCTGAAAAGAAGACACGTCAGCAACTCTCTCAG GAAAAATCGGTTGCTGCCATTTCACATATACGAAAAGTTCATTGGTTTGAAAAGTTCAATTGGTTTATCAGCAGTGAGAATTATTTAGTTATCAGTGGACGTGATGCTCAACAAAATGAGATGATAGTCAAGCGTTACATGTCAAAAGGAGATAT ATATGTCCACGCTGAATTACATGGAGCTTCAAGTACAGTGATTAAGAATCACAAGCCTGATAACCCTGTACCCCCTCTTACATTGAATCAAGCAGGATCTTTCACC GTCTGCCACAGCCAAGCATGGAACTCAAAGATTGTTACTAGTGCGTGGTGGGTATACCCTCACCAGGTGAGTAAAACAGCCCCGACTGGGGAATATCTTACGGTTGGTAGTTTTATGATCagagggaaaaaaaattttcttcctCCTCATCCTTTGATTATGGGATTTGGCATATTATTCCGTTTGGATGAGACTTCCTTGGGTTCACATCTCAATGAAAGGAGAGTTAGGGGTGAAGATGAAGAAGGATACAATCAAGAAGATACTGAGCCCTTTAAAGAACTCTCTGACTTTGGTTCCGAGAACGAAGCACCAGATGGTGAATTTCCAGTAAACACATTGGATTTATCTGCAGCTAACCAAGAATTGGCAAACTTATCTACTGAAGTTAGCTCCTCTGATATCAATACCATTAATTCAAGAGGAGTTTCTATCGAAGAGGAGGCTATACAGAGGGTCAATGTTACAACTGTGTCTACTGAACTTGAGACATCTGCTACAACTGTGTCTACTGAACTTGAGGATCTCCTTGATAGAGCTCTTGAGCTTGGGTCAACTGCTAGGAAATATGGGCTTAATGCGTCACAAGCAACAGATCCAGATAACATAATTAGTAATGAGGTGAAGAAAGAAATGGTGAGGGAAAAACCTTACATTTCCAAAGCTGAAAGAAGAAATCTCAAGAAAGGCCAAACACACAGTGAAGGTAGAGATGCTGGTGGTCATGAGAAAGACGATGCAGAGAAGAAGAATAAAGTGGAACACCATCCACAAAAAGATGTTCAGAGTTTAAGGGTGGATGGTGGTGGCAAAGTTAGACGTGGCCAGAAGGGCAAgcttaagaaaatgaaagagaAGTATGCAGATCAAGACGAGGAAGAAAGGAAAATCCGAATGTCATTACTTGCT AGTTCTGGAAGAGCTAAAGTTAATGAACAAGAGGTGCAGACTGAAGCAGTAACTACAAGCAAAGTGTTGAAACATCTAGGGG GCAATGAAGAGGTTCTAAAACGATGTTACAAATGTAAAAAGTTAGGACACCTGGCTAAAGATTGTCAAGAACAGCTGGACGGAGTGGTGCAGGGTCGTGAAAATAGCAAGCATGAAGACAATGATACACTCGATGAAGCTGAGAGGATAGCATTGGAAGAAGATGATATAAAGGAGATTGGTGAAGACGAGAAAGAAAAATTAACAGATGTGGATTATCTCACAGGGAGTCCTCTACCAAATGACATTCTTTTGTATGCTGTGCCTGTCTGTGCTCCTTACGCTGCTCTACAATCCTACAAATATCGTGTCAAGATAATCCCTGGAACAGCAAAAAAAGGAAAAG CTGCaaaaatggtgatgaatttgttTGGTCACATGCCTGAAGCATCTCAACGTGAGAAAGAGTTGATGAAAGCATGTACAGACCCGGAGCTCATGGCTGCCATTATTGGAAATGTCAAAGTCTCTGCTGCAGGCCTTAATCAACTAAAGCAGAAGCAGAAGAAGGGAAAGAAAGCAGCATACAAACAAAGCTGA